The sequence AACGTCTAAATTGATTCTCATTTTAAGACGTAATGGatggaaattgaaaaaaataaataaaaatgaagcaacAATTTCACAGCCTTAACCactttttatttgtgatatAAAACATGGCAACTGTTTtccatatagatatatatctgcATTCTTCTGTTTAATCATACATATATAGATTAATAGATagtgcttttaaaaaaataaaactgtaattacACTATTTACAAAGTTTAGAACCCCTCTTGTAGagagttacaaaaaaaaatctatattctAGGCAGGAATTTGGAGAAAAAGCTTGGTTTGTGGCAGACAGCTCTCAGTAATAGGCAGGAGGCAGGATGACTGGGTGGAGGTGGTGCTGTTGAACTGGGAGCTGTGGGGGAAACTGGATCCTGTGGAGCGGCTGCGGGTGGAAGGCGCTGTGGCTGTAGGCGGGGAGCTGTCCACTCAGACTGGGGTGCTGAAACAGGAGGGGCGGCAGCAGACCGGCCGGGCTGGACAGAAACTCAGGACGCATATCCTGCACCTCACGCTTCAGCTTCATCCTCCGGTTCTGGAACCAGGTTTTCACCTATAAAATGATATCCAATCATTAACGCATTCATACAAAAACACCATCAAAAACCATGAGTAGCCCGCACACCCACCACGTTTTATGTCAAACCTCTAAAAATGTTGTactgtgaatgaaaaaaaaaaaaaaaaagctctttgaaTTTGAAGtggtgcagaaaatgaaaagtgaaaacgAGGGATTTTCTAAGCAAAAGCTTCAGCCCAGCAAGCTGCCATCTGTGCTCTTTTTAATGCATCCGTTCTCaaatgatggtgtttttttccttatgtGCACTCAACAAACTAGATTACTTCTGCAAGTCGTCATCTTAAATTAAAGGTTCCCCGACTTTTTCACTTCAGCAATCTCCAAAATAGATACAAGCTGGACCGCTGACACACATCTGAGAAGATTTTAGCCTTTCTGTTGTTAGAAGCTGCTTGACACACAACTGTCTATGTGGAGCAGTGGGGCCAATGAAACTTATGAAGAGAAATAGTCATATTATACGTTTACTGATGGTGCAAAGTCCCGATAAGCTAAATGAAGTGattgtgaaattaaactacCCCCTCATTTTGCTGGAGAAGCCCTGCAAATGGTAACCACTGCCTTAAAACCTACCTGAGTTTCAGAAAGGTTGAGCTTCTCAGCAATTGCCCTCCTCTGCGTGGCGCCCAGGTATTTGTGCTTGCTGAAGGTTTTCTCCAGTTTGCTGATCTGCTCTGAGGTAAACTTGGTCCTCATCCTCCGCTGCTGGGTAGCTTCACCCTCGCTGTCATCTCCCACCTCGCTCTCAGACCCGGACGAGTAACCACAGCTATCTGGAAGGATGAACAGAGCCTTTAGTCAAAAGCAATCTCGCAACTTAGccagacattttcacttttatcaCACATAGAAAAACCCAAGACAGCTGTTGCAGAAGTGGACTTACTGTTTGGCGAGGTCGGAGTGTACTGGCTTCTTGATTGCTTCCCATGCCCTTCAATCTCAGTATGAAGAAGCCCGTCggtgtttatttttgtctgaactgaGTCATCCTTAAACTGTGTGGTAGCCTGGAGAATAGCCTCCTCGGTGTCCTTTTGCGTGGTGTAATAACTTTTGGAGAGCCACTCAACAGAGAAGTTAGCCATGATAAATccaagcagctgtgtgtgtctgtcaagGTGTGTTGGTGCCCCTTGACCGTCTCTTGGCCTATATAGGAGGGGCACACTTCTTTATTTGCATATGCAAAGGGATCTCAACGGAACGATAAAAACTTGATGGTTGTTGTAATTGAGGTTAATAGAGGTTGCAATTGTGGTTTTTCTCACGTTCTTGGCTGCTTGAGATGTCCAGGCGCCAGCAAGTCTGAGTATCAGTTACATGGCATCTCAGCCTGATCTCTGCATAAACTGATTTAGGGCGATATCCGCTGAGGACTGAATGCAAACGTGGCCTAAGTAAAAATAGGCCAAATAT is a genomic window of Myripristis murdjan chromosome 15, fMyrMur1.1, whole genome shotgun sequence containing:
- the vent gene encoding ventral expressed homeobox, which codes for MANFSVEWLSKSYYTTQKDTEEAILQATTQFKDDSVQTKINTDGLLHTEIEGHGKQSRSQYTPTSPNNSCGYSSGSESEVGDDSEGEATQQRRMRTKFTSEQISKLEKTFSKHKYLGATQRRAIAEKLNLSETQVKTWFQNRRMKLKREVQDMRPEFLSSPAGLLPPLLFQHPSLSGQLPAYSHSAFHPQPLHRIQFPPQLPVQQHHLHPVILPPAYY